The sequence tctgtctgtctgtctgtctgtctgtctgtctgtctgtctgtctgtctgtctgtctgtctgtctgtctgtctgtctgtcggTCGGtcctttttctttctttttctttttttctttctttctttctttctttctttctttctttctttctttctttctttctttctttctttctttctttctttctttcttattCTAACCTGCTATAAAACTCAATGACAATGACATACTATTTCAACAGTATTAAAGAGAGGTCACTAGAGAACTGGTACCAAATGTAGTAAAATGTAACTTACATTGAAACTTTTGTCGTGGAGTTTAGAATTAAAGTTCTGTTTGAGCAACTATGAAATCGTTAGAAATATTTTCGCTAGATATCTTAACTGAGGAGTTTTACAAGAATTCTTATTTCAACTTAAACAGAACGTTTTACGATACCAATTTGGAGTTTGAATAAACTGTAGAAATTTAAAGAACTTTTCCTTGTAAACTGTTGAAaccttatttttttcgtttttcctTGGGTGTTCTACAGTTAAGCAAATTCGCGCGACCTTACATCGGTAAACCCAGACACTGAATATATATGGCGCACATGATCTCTTGCTATAAGTTTGGGAAACAAGTTTGTGTCGTATACATTCCAGATAGaattattaaatttatgtaaacaaaaaaccTGTGAAAGATATATTCTTTCCTTGTCTgcttaatgttaaaaaataaattatgaagatgtgcaaagaaataaatgtaaacaattataccATGAAGAATTATTATACCATCTTAAAGTGTTATGTTCGTGATCGGGTAAGTTACGATGGTTCTAACAAAGACGTctttatacaaacaaattatatattattaacaCGTGTCTGcgaaaatctcatttttttattattaaatttcaagtttCAAGTTTATATTTCTGAAGACCACACCCAGTGTATGCgaaacaatacaaaacaatataatagtTCAATGAAATGCAACGAGTTGAAGAACAACTGAAGAATGATGTCAGTATAAAATCCAAACAAAAGATTGTTACTAAATAAGATTTCCACCCAAAGCAGTTTTTATAAGGTTCTTTTTCCATATGATTATTAATCACCCCACAATTCGATCGTGTTGAtttgttaataataataaacataaacacaTTAGAATTCaagttttatataaacaattttcttGGTAATAAATTTTCACTTGTGACCAAATACAGCAGATAGCAAATTATCGCCCCTTTTCTGGtgtatttttaatgtgtttatatTACAATGTACATAGCATCTAAAACATGcatcaatttataaacaaaatgatgatGCACAAGAAACAGTGCTCATCACAGAATTATATGACTTTTCAAACGCtctttttctctttatttctCTCTCTCCTCTTTTACCTTTTAGGatagtattatatttataaccTGTTTGCTGTATATGCATGTCCATTTTATTATactattattgtaattttatgttgtattattgagaagacttcataagtatgatttacttgtgtcttatccattttgctttaattcatcaaaaaaaatatgttgaaactAAACTAAGAAACAGTGGCGCCATCTGGTATTTgcaagaaaaacatatttcactattgttttttattgttctCTCAGTCTTTGCATTTTTGTCTTGTTTCTTACCTCCAAAGAATTTATGTCTTATCTGAAATCTGggacaaaatgaaattttgcaataatagttttttttatgaatgagatgaaatattatttcatcaATGAACTCTTTGTACAGACTTGTATCAGACTCATACTCACAAAATCatgaacaaatataattaattatgaAGAACAAAGCGAGAATAGTAAAATAACcaactttatattttcttttatttaattcagCATCATATATTTGTAAGAAAGAAGACAACGCCCTTGTTGCTAACTTCAGATTGGTGCGAAACAATGATACAATATACCAGATAGTAGGCCATACAGCTGCTGAAGCCGACCCAGAACTAAGTTCACCTGTGACGTCATGTGCTGATATCTCTACAGATAGTCAGAGGGACATTTATTATTTGAACGTTACTATCGATCTTTTAACCTCTACATCAGATCCGTCATGCGGGGTATATACGGTATGTTCAATATACTTTCTAATTAGATAATAAAATGCTATTTGTCGAATCTTTGCTttagattgaaaacaaaactcttTCGTCAATGGACAAAATAGGCaatattttactaaaatgtctgcttattttacaacaaaaccaACAATGATACACAGCAAAAGATTATTGgcaaaattttattgtttttaagttatgcgtttgtttttatattgggTCAAAAACGCCTTAAAACATCTTCCGGAATTTGTACAAACTTGTACATACGACATATACTAGGTAGATTTTTCAAACGTCTCGTTCTACTCAATTCTGAAGttggaaatttgaaaaagttaaaagtaaTTCTTCGGCAATATTAGTATTAATGGCGATTAAAAGCACAGATAGGTTGTTTATTATGAAATTGAATAGACCAAAGAAATCACTCGAGTAACGTATGGACATGCACTGGAAAATTTATTACGAAATTAATTGACTCATTAAGTTTGAAAGTCTCCCATAAATACTTTTGAGATTTCCCAATTTGGGACAACTTCACTCAATTGTACTTATCAAATAGGTTTTTGACAATGTGTTATTTTAAGGCAACTTTCGTATGACATCTTCGTTTTGAATTTGCAGTGGTTTTGgtataatgaataaaacctTTGTTTTAAGGGGGATTGACTATTCGACTGTGCATAGCTTCACGCATGAATTACCATGCACACGAAAGGTTGTATCGTaaattcactattttttttatattttacttgacttaaaatgttaaattattgtattttgtcactaaaaaaatattattgttattgtgTGCATCTGTGAAAGGCTCAAAATGTACTTCACCCTATTTCACCGTTTTCCCGCATTTgtttttaagacaaaatatttttttcccttatCGATGACCttagttttttatttgcttattctttgaagctatatttcagctttttataTAACACAGTTTTGGACCAATAGTCACAgacatttgtttaaatgttcggataaaaatatgtcaacacctctattttccctattattaaaattttccttgaaaaattgtcacttttacatacctgttttaaagtaatattttgAGCTTAAATGGTCCGTGACCCCCTATTTTGTTCCTACCAAATTCATTCACTCTCTaagtttaaaatggaaaaaaaacccgACACTCTTGAAAGAAACTTTGAAAAGGCCTGAGCCACCTTAGACATCACTACAACAGCTCTAAACTACAATTGAATGGTATGATCGAGGAAAGAAAAACAACACGATCGAATGGCATGAACGAGGAACGCATAAATACACGATCGAATGGCATGAATGAGACATGAAAAAAACACGATTGATTGGCTTGAGCGAAGAAAATAAACCAACACGATCGAATGGCATGAATGAGACAAGAAAAACGGCATGATCGAATTACATGAACGAGGAAAGTAAGAACGACACGATCGAATGGCATGCATGAGGAAAGTAAAACGAGACGATCGAATGGCATGAATGAGGAAAGTAAAACGAGACGATCGGATTGCATGAACGAGGAAAGAAAAACGACGCAATCGAATGACATGAATAAGAAAAGAGAAACAACACGATCGAATGGCATGAATGGGGAAAATAAAACGAGACAATCGGATAGCATGAACGAGGAAAGTAAAAACGACACGATCGAATGGCATGAATGACCAAAAGTAAAACCAGACGATCGGATGGCATGAACGAGGAAAGTAAAACGACACAGTCGAATGGCATGAACGAGGAAAGTAAATGATACGATCGAATGGCATAAATGAGAAAAGAAAAACGACaccatcaaattccattaataagaaaagaaaacaacacaatCGAATGGCATGAATGAGGATAGAAAACGACTAGATCGAATGACATAAACGAAGGAAAATAAAAACCTACACGATTAAATGGCATGAACTAACGAGGAAAGTAAAATGACACGATCGAATGTCATAAATGAGGAAAGTAAAACGACACAATCGAATGGCATAAATGAGGAAAGTAAAACGACACAATCGAATGACAAGAACGATGAAAGTACAACAGCACGATCGAATGGCATCAATGAGGAAAGTAAAACAACATTATCGAATGGCATGAAcgagaaaagaaaaacaacacaaTCGAATGGCATGTGCGAAGAAAGAAAAACTACACGATCGAATGGCACAAACGAAGAAAGTAAAACAACACGATCGAATGGCATGAACaaggaaacaaaaaaaatcacgaTTGGCATGAACGAGGAAAAGAAACGACACGATCAAATGCGAGGACGAGGAAAGAAAACGACACGATCGAATGGCATGagcaaagaaagaaaaacgaCATGATGGAATGACATGAGCGAAGAAAGAAAAACGACACGATCGATTGGCAAAAACaaggaaaagaaaacaaacatgattgacatgaaagaataaagaaaaacgTCACGATCGAATGGCACGAACGAGAAAAGAAAACGACACGATCGAatggcataaatgaaaaaagtaaaacaacacgATCGAATGGCACGaacgaaaaaagaaaaacggCATTATCGAATGGCATTAATGGGGAAAGAAAAACGACACGGTCGACTGGTATGATCGAAGAAAGAAAAACGACACGATCGAAGGGCATGAACGAGGATATTAAAACAACACAATTGAATGGCATAAACAAGGAAAAGAAAAACGAAACGATTGGCATGAACGAGGAAAGAAAACGACGCGATCGAATGGCACGAACGAGGAAAGAAAACGACACAATCGAATGGCATGgaagaataaagaaaaacgACACTATCAAATGGCATGAAttgggaaagaaaaaaaaatcgatcgAATGGCATGAACGAAGAAAGAAAAACGACACTATCGAATGGCATGAATGGAGAAAGAAAAACGACACGATTGAATGGCATGAGTGAAGAAAGAAAAACGATACGATCGAATGGCATGAATGGGGAAAGAAAAACGACACGATCGAATGGCATGAATGGGGAAACCCCGACACGATCGAATGGTATGAATGAGAGAAGAAAAACGACACTTTCGAATGTCATGAACTGGGAAAGGTTTTCTGTTTACAAACCTTGGAATTTTTCGAataaccaaagttttttttcccccaggcatagattacctaagccgtatttggcataacattttaaaatttagattcctcaatgctcttcaactttatacttgtttggctttataaatattttgatatgagcgtcactgatgagtcatatcGTGTAGAccaaacgcgcatctggcgtactaaattataatcctgttacctttgataactatgagCGGGGAAATGTAAACAACAGGGTAAACAGGCAACACCATTAAATGGAATTCAGATGCAAATTTTGTGCACTTGAATATGAGATCTGAACCGATACCTCTCTTCCCTCTCCTATCCAATGACATTTTGTACCTCTCATGATGTCATGTGACTCATTTTTTGTCCCCTGCAGCTTAGAACAGGGAAGGAGTATAAGCTGCGAATAAGATCACAGACTACCAAAGGACTCAAATCAGTAGAAGATGCTTATTATGATTTGAATTGTGATGTAGATAAGTCACTATTGTCTTGGGTACGGACTGCAACAGTTGGATTGGGGTATGATATATCATCTTTCTTGTTTTACTTTATCAGTATTTAGgtgtttttcttttgatcaTATAGATCTTCTTGTTCGGATCTTATACATCATTCCTTCCTGATAGTTTCTGAGGAAAGTAAATCAGGAAATATGCTTCTAACAcatcaaatgtataaaatgtaattttcgAATATTCAAGTTAAGTATCTGTAATTATAAAATCAAGACATTGTTATCTATGTTCTATCATcgcttaaagaaaaaaaagaaatgcaacaTTTATATGAGAACTTTAATGGGACGCCAAGATAATAAGTCCAGATGTTTTACATCACGTTTAAAAAAGTAAGTGATTGTGAGTCAACATGATAATTTTTTCCAAACTTTGTCACGTCGAGGCCTTATTTTTAGTCTACTATACAACATGACAGAAAAATAAAGGGTATGTGGtatccatgacacaaaatcaatacatgcaaaacaacaacaaaaacacacaaaaagaaagaaaaaaacccattttaTTGCCGTTCTTAATCTCCAAATCACAGTAACCCTTCATCACGTAGCTAAATAAACTCACGTCACTTCAAGTTTAATGGTCTGTTTTCATTGTTACAGGTCGTACTATGATGATAGATCTATAGTTTTGTAAATTCGCTTTATTTCGatacttgtatattttgcaaCATACCACACCctactattttatatttaaggaCCATCAAGGTTTCAAAAATATAGCCAATGCAATTAGGTGTTCTTTTACAATTTATCCTTAGGTTCTGGTCGTTctcaatttcaataataatgataaaaacacCATATACAGGTATGAATTATGCAACATTTGTGTGTCAAGGTAAACGTTCATATTTGCACCGTTTCcaaatacattaatttattGATGGTTACCTTTCTGTAGCAAGCCAAGCAAGTTAAATAAGGCATAATAGTTATCTATATTTATCGAGATCAATgctacttttaaaacaaaaaagacgcAATATCATGGGGTATGTATGACTATCACATGCACGTAAGTAGAGAGTTGAACGTTCACAAAAATGTTTAGCCTGCAACACTCTTTATTTgcatgttccaagtcaggaatctaTCTGTAGATACGTGGCCGAAAATATGGTAttgagttttctcattgttaaagtcCGTGCGGTTGTCTACAATTGCTTGTATCGTTTTCATTTGATCtttggtgaatagttgtcttattggtaatcataccacatttccttatattaattatgatatgaattttttttataaagagtttttttttttttttatacctatcACCATAAAGAGTtatagaaaatgtttaaatgttcattaattttaaggaaaaaaatcaacaattaatttaagttaaaacataaaCGTAACCAACTGAGATCAGATAAAGAATCATTagtttcaaatttgtttaaaactgaattttatttCTTCGTTAAGTATCCATAGTTTTCAACAAATCATTTTGCTTATATATCGTTGGTGTCAGTTATATCAAAATCATGCCTACTCTTTCTGTGGAACTTACTGTACCTTTATAGATCTCTAACAGAAACAACTATGCAGCCATTTCATTCTTCGTTGTCATTTTCGTTGATGGATTATGTAACCAATATCCCACTCTTCGGTGAAGTTGAACTCGGAAGGGAGATATATTACCAAATTGGTTTCCAGTCTTGTTTTAAACAGGATACCAGTAAGTATATAGCATTCCCAGGAAATTGATCATCGATTCTTAATATAAGGCAGTTATGGTGTTTTAGCGCCACTTTCCATATCAAGTCTTTCAAGTCAAATGagtgaaaataaatgattatgAAAATCAACCTTTTcatctgaaatatttaaattgacttttgttcaacCACGTAATGGATAATTGTCCATAAGACGAACAAACAATATTATTACAAATGTTTAATAACGTTATTATTTGCATGTATTTATTTCCCAACTGTTTATAGTAAGATTGTCTACCGCAAACAATGAAGACTCTTAGTTCACGTGATTATATCAACAAACTTGcaatcataaaaaaacgaaaattttattttttcagaatatGACACATGTGGAAAGGAATTTTGGATTGCATTTCAAAGTCTGGGAGATCAATTTGATTCTATCCTAACTTTGTACATCTTAAATCCATCTTCCAGTAGTATATCGGTGCTGATCGAAAGTGAAAATTCAACTTTACCATGTTCACCAATTATCGTCGCTCCAAAGTCTTTCGGATCATGCGTAGTCGATACCAGCTTTTTGACCACATCTTCCTCCTGTAGAGCCATACATGTTTCTTCTCCATtccaatgtatatatattcaacgTCAGCATTACACGTCTCAAAATTTCTCTGTAATTCCTATTTTGCCTGTTGACACTTTAACCCAGTCATACCACGCCCTCTCGTCTGTACTGGATACAGAAATAATAATAGTTTCACTAAATACGACTTCTATTGATATTACACCGTCTGGCGGCAGTCTTTTTACTATTGCAACTGAACGCTTTGAAACATACTCTTACCAGTCTGCATCTAATTTTTCATCTGTGATATCTGACAACGTAGTtgccatttttcaaaaagatacATTAGCAAACGGATATGGACTTCAACAGTTGCATGGAGATTCGTCAGCAGGTAAAACATTTGTCGTACCATTTGCAACAGGTTCAACCTATACCTGGAaatgtttaactttaaaagaTGCCACAACTATAAAGTACGGGGGTCGGTCAACTACGTTTATAAACCGACCCGCAGGATATACTAAATCTGATTCGGTCACGTCATTTATGGAACTTATATCGACAAAGCCAGTTTTCTGTCAGGTTTACAGTGGATTTATGTCTGTACCTTTATATCATTATGACCATTGGTCCAGTagttacagttttattttaaaacacaacGAGATATCATATAAGTTATTGATAAGTATAACTTCAGCAGACAAAGACCTTCTTGTTCTTAACATTAATGGTAGTCAAATAACCATAACGGGAACATGGATCTCCGTTACTAAAGTAACAGGTTAGCATGTAATTTTCTTATCGAATATGcgtaaatattttcattcagttttaaaacacacaaaaaaaaccccatatATGTAAAAAGTAGTTAAGTAGTTTTAAAAGAACTTTTGCttcatattttttctgtgagataaaacagacattttctaaaaatgCAAGGAAATAGCAACGAAACAAATTGGAACAATAAAGAAAAGAGACAACTGTAGGAAACAAAGCCGAAATCAAAATGAACTAAAACAGCACTCACACTCGTACgaatataaagaataaacaattgTTTTACTTACAGTTACGATTAAGTAAAAAGTATAGACTGGGTACTATTTTTTCGAGCGTATTTCTTATCAGAAGACGCCATTTTGGTGTTCATATCaattgctttttttgttttagaaaagaCATACATAATAGATAGATCAAATAATGACGAATGAAGTCGTACGTCTCTCGTGCAAAGTTAATCATATTCGTATTTACAGTCTCTTTATTGCGTGATATTATTGCGTTTCTTTGTCTATTGCAACATAAACAgttggaaaaaagaaaattgcaaCTTTTGAGATACATTGTACCTTTCTTTTAGAGATAAAAGTCTATCTCTCCTAAAATGTACTTCATTGTACAGATTGTTGAACAAGATATATCcagataaaaaatgaatttcacacagataaattcaaattacccacaaattgatttaaatttccCACAATGTATTAGAATCACAAGTTATGAAGACGAAAGTTAATGATAAAAGGAAGAGCACGCATTGCACGTTAACTCATGCTGACCACGCAAGATTATTGACCACTCAGAAGGATGAAACAAATTACATGGTTCACTACACGTGAAAAGGTGTTTTATttaatcttgaaaattattcaaataataaagtGAAACAAATCTGACCGACTAGATCCTACAGAGACATCGTTAAGTTTACAATAGAAAATGTTCACTCTTTATATAGTTTAagatataaaactatatataataaatcTTCACTGCTGtcttatattataattattttattccgaattttcaatatcaaatataattagTTATACTACATTGTAATTATCagtatattaaaatgtattctCTCAATGACGAAGGTTCATCATCAGATTTTGTATCGTTGGAAGTGCCAATAGATCTGACAGGAACAACTAATGACGTTCTTGCAACAATAGCCCATCCTAGTGCCAATTTCCAAGTTTTCCTGCTATCAACACACTTAACATCTAACAAGAAATCGCTTTCATTAGTTCCAGGGTTTAAGTCGGTCCAATCAAATGTAGATGTAAGTaaaatctttataatttaaatggTCTATATTTTATCCATCATATTCAAAGGAAGAATCATTTAAATGAATTGAACAACTGtttatacatacattttcaaTGTAAATAAGTATTTATTGCATCGATGTTAAAAACCACTTAGCCAAGTTACAAATGCAGTATGGAAAACTtgaaatcaaaaacgaaaaatataatgtatttatataatttttattcaaaagataTATTATTGATGAGATTCTTTTAAAATAGATCGACATTTGCAAAGAAGTCAACGAAAGTAGgatttaaatgttcataaaattttcattcaatcaTCATTCCTAGCAGTGTATTGTTACCGAAATggataaagagaaaaaaatctggaTTACAAACTAGAATCGAGGGAAACTATAAGAGGATTACAACAGAAGAACAGAAACAATAAAGTGCATCACAAACAAACGCCAACgaaacatacatagaaacgaaaattttgataaaaacttaCATATTCAGGCAAACCCAGCATTAGCATGTAGATTCTCAATAGTTAAAACCATATGCACTAGGAGTGGTTAAAgtgattaaaaacaaatttacaactACTTTGATCGAAGATGGATGAAAGTTATCAGAGGGccattcaaacaaataaataaaaaaaacaagctgacaacgccatggctaagaaAAAAACAGTAAGACAAAGACttgcaacacgaaccccaccaaaaacttggggcAATAAATATTACGTAATGTTGAACATTTCAAGGATATTCATCAAATACCATTACAGCAAGTTGAGCAATGAAATACTGGATTTTCAATTTACAGTTAAAACCAACCATAGCTTAAGCTGTATTCaaatttttaccaaaatctTTACAAAGCGTTCACTTTTCGTACAAATTAATCTTCTATGTATACAGACTTTCCAGTACACAAGGCGAATGTTTAACATTGTAAAAGCAAAATGttgattataaaattatataaacttgTAAACAACATTTGGTAGacaaaataacttaaaatgTGTGATACCACAAAGAACATAAATTACAGCTTGAATAGTGTTCTGAATTGTCAGATTTAAAGACAAAAGAAGTAGttaggtatgattgccaactaCACAACTCCCGACAAGATTTAAAATGGCATGGCATAGAAgttcacaactataggtcaccgtacagtcttcaacaatcatacagtcttcaacaatgaacaatgaaCAAACCAATAACGAAAAGTCAGCTATCAGAGTCAAGAAATGagaaatgtgaaacaattcaaaggagaaaactgacggcctgatttatgtataaaccaaaaaaaaccaaaaaaacacgCCACCCAACCCAAATATAATGCTGTATCCGCACAGCATAAAAATAAGctatgtaaaacaataaacgaaaaagaAATATGAGTAACAAACAGCAAAACACCGCTTACTACTCAGTTAAAGGCTCTTGGCTGTGGACAGACACATAAAGAATATGAAGAGGCTAAACATATTTGCAGGCACTTTATCCTTCAATACTTAGGACAGTTGTGTAAAAACACTACATACTACAAACTGTGAAATTTCAATTAgaacacatccaacatacaatgtattttgtgtTTATGCACCATTAACAgtaagagaaaaacatgactGTGTGCATTGctagaatatatatattgacagattgtagattcgtgaatgtatatgtatattaaacatattatagGTTGGTGTTTACATAATTATaccaataaaataattgttgtgATATATAAACTCGGTAAGATGTTGCTTAAAAGAAcatcaccatttaaaaaaaaaaactaattatagGGATTGTAAAATCGTCTCTTTTAtcgttaatgtttgtgttaaaaaaacaatagaatttTCGTGTAAAACTGAACTATATTAATCTAGGAAAGGACAGTTAGAACCGTTTAAATTCGATCTGTTTAAAGAAAG is a genomic window of Mytilus trossulus isolate FHL-02 chromosome 1, PNRI_Mtr1.1.1.hap1, whole genome shotgun sequence containing:
- the LOC134693936 gene encoding uncharacterized protein LOC134693936, with product MMSFKILTRIVVLSFIVSSLKICCSTRTQEASYICKKEDNALVANFRLVRNNDTIYQIVGHTAAEADPELSSPVTSCADISTDSQRDIYYLNVTIDLLTSTSDPSCGVYTLRTGKEYKLRIRSQTTKGLKSVEDAYYDLNCDVDKSLLSWVRTATVGLGSLTETTMQPFHSSLSFSLMDYVTNIPLFGEVELGREIYYQIGFQSCFKQDTKYDTCGKEFWIAFQSLGDQFDSILTLYILNPSSSSISVLIESENSTLPCSPIIVAPKSFGSCVVDTSFLTTSSSCRAIHVSSPFQCIYIQRQHYTSQNFSVIPILPVDTLTQSYHALSSVLDTEIIIVSLNTTSIDITPSGGSLFTIATERFETYSYQSASNFSSVISDNVVAIFQKDTLANGYGLQQLHGDSSAGKTFVVPFATGSTYTWKCLTLKDATTIKYGGRSTTFINRPAGYTKSDSVTSFMELISTKPVFCQVYSGFMSVPLYHYDHWSSSYSFILKHNEISYKLLISITSADKDLLVLNINGSQITITGTWISVTKVTGSSSDFVSLEVPIDLTGTTNDVLATIAHPSANFQVFLLSTHLTSNKKSLSLVPGFKSVQSNVDSCTKTLGYIGDMIDNDCNGVVDEDVLKSSDDNYGDFKGIQQANACFEKIRVDDCDVSPDPKFENSVQQRLIENGCVSGNINDPFRPSSDFVYDSTKSDNVTQIYNSGKVKLVGFDGYDELYLRCNVHFCFKYDRSCETSCTKRRKRDVTSANPVSDQLITLSDLQKLTTSDESCFDSSAFIAVISVLAIVFAALLCIILYFLVRLYQLTENRRKQLHISS